A window of Ipomoea triloba cultivar NCNSP0323 chromosome 2, ASM357664v1 contains these coding sequences:
- the LOC116009867 gene encoding LEAF RUST 10 DISEASE-RESISTANCE LOCUS RECEPTOR-LIKE PROTEIN KINASE-like 1.2 isoform X3: MFKSSTLCILFFISLYEAQSSNSTTCNPQDCGNGLKVSFPFWIQNKQESNCGLPAYTITCDDDKPVIKIRNDDYILKNIFYSNNSFRLAKSEVFDEDNECPVPRSNFSTEGTPFSYGPDTDDLFFFYGCTKPYEMETYSVDCASNGSHHSFADFHTDLFEHYNYSVESCQPPVNTPVETEAISKLVELNYTQVLKRGFVLQWDGSNCSECEKSGGNCGSYNNEFCCFCHNQIQNRTCPHGNKKTGLKIGLAIGGVAFGFLLGFFCLFAYRRQKKRSVSSSYLMSRSVPSNPSSSTIDLEGGSNYHGVPLFDYTELEEATNSFDARNELGDGGFGTVYKGKLRDGRVVAVKRLYENNYKRVEQFMNEIEILARMRHKNLVTLYGCTSRNSRELLLVYEYVPNGTIADHLHGERARPGLMCWATRLSIAVETASALAYLHLSDVIHRDVKTNNILLDNNFCVKVADFGLSRLFPIDVTHVSTAPQGTPGYVDPEYHECYQLTSKSDVYSFGVVLVELISSLPAVDITRHRHEINLSNMAINKIQCNALHELVDKSLGFESDVKIREMISAVAELAFQCLQSGKDMRPSMPEVLESLLEIQNMDSNGKTDSHSKRSPTDSSLLLKNIEPAALSPNSVITAQWPSRSTTNNSSSSC, translated from the exons ATGTTCAAGAGTTCAACCCTTTGCATTCTTTTCTTCATCTCACTATATGAAGCCCAATCCTCGAATTCCACAACCTGCAATCCTCAAGATTGTGGTAATGGCCTCAAGGTGTCATTCCCTTTCTGGATTCAGAACAAACAAGAATCCAATTGCGGCTTGCCTGCTTACACCATAACATGTGACGATGACAAGCCAGTTATCAAGATTCGAAACGATGATTATATCCTCAAAAACATATTTTACTCAAACAATTCCTTCCGGTTAGCTAAATCCGAGGTTTTTGATGAGGATAATGAATGTCCTGTTCCTCGAAGCAATTTTAGCACGGAAGGTACCCCGTTTAGCTATGGCCCTGACACAGAtgacctcttcttcttctatgGTTGCACGAAACCTTACGAGATGGAGACTTATTCTGTGGATTGTGCCAGCAATGGCTCCCATCATTCTTTTGCTGATTTTCATACTGATCTCTTTGAGCACTACAACTATTCAGTAGAGTCGTGCCAGCCTCCGGTTAACACGCCCGTGGAGACTGAAGCTATAAGCAAATTGGTAGAGTTGAATTATACACAAGTTTTAAAGAGAGGATTTGTTCTGCAGTGGGATGGGTCTAATTGTAGCGAATGCGAGAAAAGTGGGGGAAACTGTGGTTCTTACAACAATGAATTCTGCTGCTTCTGCCATAACCAAATACAAAACAGAACTTGCCCTCATG GAAACAAAAAAACGGGATTGAAGATTGGCTTAG CCATTGGTGGAGTTGCATTTGGTTTCCTACTAGGCTTCTTCTGTTTGTTTGCGTACCGACGACAAAAGAAGCGCTCTGTTTCATCATCCTACTTAATGTCGCGAAGCGTTCCTTCAAATCCATCTTCATCAACCATAGATCTTGAAGGTGGCTCAAACTACCATGGAGTCCCCCTCTTTGATTATACTGAGCTTGAAGAAGCCACAAACAGTTTTGATGCTAGGAATGAACTTGGAGATGGTGGATTCGGCACTGTATATAAAG GTAAACTCAGAGATGGGCGGGTTGTTGCTGTGAAACGCTTGTATGAAAATAACTACAAGAGGGTTGAGCAGTTCatgaatgaaattgaaatcctaGCACGAATGCGCCATAAGAATCTTGTCACGCTTTATGGATGCACCTCTCGCAACTCTCGCGAGCTTCTGCTAGTTTATGAGTATGTTCCCAATGGGACAATCGCCGATCATCTTCATGGCGAGCGGGCGAGGCCTGGATTGATGTGTTGGGCTACGCGGTTGAGCATTGCTGTAGAAACCGCCAGTGCTTTGGCTTATCTCCATCTTTCTGATGTCATCCACCGCGATGTCAAGACTAACAACATTCTCCTCGACAACAACTTCTGTGTCAAGGTTGCAGATTTCGGGCTGTCCAGGCTCTTCCCGATTGACGTCACCCATGTCTCCACAGCTCCACAGGGCACCCCGGGCTACGTTGACCCAGAATATCATGAGTGCTACCAGCTTACCAGTAAGAGCGATGTGTACAGCTTCGGGGTGGTGCTGGTCGAGCTCATATCATCCTTGCCAGCCGTGGATATCACCAGGCATCGACACGAGATCAACCTCTCCAACATGGCTATCAACAAGATCCAATGCAACGCGTTACACGAGCTGGTAGATAAAAGCCTCGGGTTTGAATCGGATGTCAAAATCAGGGAAATGATCAGTGCAGTGGCGGAGTTGGCTTTCCAGTGCTTGCAAAGTGGGAAAGATATGAGGCCAAGTATGCCAGAAGTGTTGGAGAGTTTGCTAGAGATTCAGAACATGGATTCAAATGGGAAGACAGATTCCCATTCCAAGAGAAGTCCTACAGATTCTTCACTGTTACTGAAGAATATTGAGCCTGCAGCCCTTTCTCCAAATTCTGTCATTACTGCACAATGGCCTAGCAGATCAACAACTAATAATAGTAGCAGTAGCTGCTAA